The following proteins come from a genomic window of Nautilia profundicola AmH:
- a CDS encoding transporter substrate-binding domain-containing diguanylate cyclase: MKKLLILLCALVLFANDVNLTKEEKNYINSHTFKCIISTSWAPFNTMINGKLEGISVDFWKLVKKKLHLKSHCIIAPSWSTVLDAIKHKRADLTIGTDITSEKKKFAIFSKPYATFPIAIATKNDVGFIGSMIFLQNKKIAVGKNYTAAQLLKKYFPNYKIIEVENTKKALELVNKGEAYAAIDIMPVLVYNINKYEFANLKIAGKTPWKFQIRFMLSKDNELLVSAINKAIDTITDKQKKEIYKKWIHVTYQQGYSLKQVLLIVFVSFIIIVALVYWIRMLKKEINKRKEIEKELQKLSIIDSLTGIFNRYKIDTALKQQISYSKRHHLPLSVIFFDIDHFKKINDTYGHRIGDKILKEIADIIKHSLREYDIFGRWGGEEFIIILPNTNLLQAIKVAKKLKSLIENHRFKYIDGLTCSFGVTELMPEDNSDSILIRVDSFMYEAKKRGRNQIVSDLNFKF; encoded by the coding sequence ATGAAAAAACTTCTAATTTTGTTGTGTGCATTGGTTTTATTTGCAAACGATGTAAATTTAACAAAAGAAGAAAAAAATTATATAAACTCTCATACTTTTAAATGTATTATTTCTACATCATGGGCTCCTTTTAATACTATGATCAATGGAAAATTAGAAGGTATTTCGGTAGATTTTTGGAAACTCGTAAAAAAGAAACTTCATTTAAAATCTCATTGTATTATCGCACCATCATGGTCAACTGTATTAGATGCAATTAAACACAAAAGAGCAGATTTAACCATTGGAACGGATATAACATCTGAAAAGAAAAAATTCGCTATTTTTTCAAAGCCGTATGCAACTTTTCCTATAGCTATCGCAACCAAAAACGATGTGGGTTTTATAGGTTCTATGATATTTTTACAAAATAAAAAAATAGCAGTAGGAAAAAACTACACTGCAGCACAATTATTAAAAAAATATTTTCCGAATTATAAAATCATAGAAGTTGAAAACACAAAAAAAGCGCTTGAATTAGTCAATAAAGGAGAAGCTTACGCAGCAATAGACATTATGCCCGTTTTAGTTTACAATATAAACAAATATGAATTTGCAAATTTGAAAATAGCGGGTAAAACACCTTGGAAATTTCAAATTAGATTTATGTTATCAAAAGATAACGAATTATTAGTTTCTGCGATAAACAAAGCAATCGACACCATAACCGACAAACAAAAAAAAGAGATATATAAAAAATGGATTCATGTCACATATCAGCAAGGATATTCCCTTAAACAGGTTTTACTTATTGTTTTCGTTTCTTTTATTATTATTGTCGCATTGGTTTACTGGATAAGAATGTTAAAAAAAGAAATAAATAAAAGAAAAGAGATCGAAAAAGAACTTCAAAAATTATCAATTATTGATTCTTTAACCGGGATATTCAATAGATATAAAATTGATACGGCTTTAAAACAGCAAATTTCTTATTCCAAACGTCATCATTTACCTCTGAGCGTTATTTTTTTCGATATTGATCATTTCAAAAAAATAAACGACACATACGGTCATAGAATTGGTGATAAAATATTAAAAGAAATTGCAGACATTATAAAACACTCTTTAAGAGAATACGATATTTTTGGAAGATGGGGAGGTGAAGAGTTTATTATTATTCTTCCTAACACCAACCTCCTTCAGGCTATCAAAGTAGCAAAAAAACTTAAATCGCTTATAGAAAATCACAGATTTAAATACATTGACGGATTAACCTGTAGTTTTGGTGTAACGGAACTTATGCCAGAGGATAATAGCGACTCCATTTTAATAAGGGTGGATTCATTCATGTATGAAGCTAAAAAAAGAGGAAGAAATCAAATTGTTTCCGATCTTAATTTTAAGTTTTAA
- a CDS encoding transglutaminase domain-containing protein, which translates to MKRRDFLKTGVALGTAAAMPSVVSANDEVRRFKVNYAFDIRYYEKEYPARLWNPLPFNADYQRVKFLKFAGNYNDYDINSMNEYNANTFYAEWNKSPNKKLVYLEMIIETKPRSVPIEKIEATSKQNLPIPEDVKKFLKPTEHIPTTGIIKALADRITQGKTDRFEKVKAIYYWCTKHTFRDNKVVGCGKGDVNKMVTQKDIEDIYKNGYYGGKCTDLSSLFTALTRAAGVPAREVFGIRLGKSHFSKALGKSDKNGFADITTWQHCRAEYYIPGAGWIPTDPADITKLELVEGRKYDDPKVQELIKRYLHSWEMNWVGFNHARDFVLYPKPTQYPLNMFGYPYAEVEDEVLNYYVPKSFAYKITSQELF; encoded by the coding sequence ATGAAAAGAAGAGACTTTTTAAAAACAGGTGTTGCTTTAGGTACAGCGGCTGCGATGCCGAGTGTTGTCAGTGCAAATGATGAGGTTAGAAGATTTAAGGTGAATTACGCTTTTGATATCAGATATTACGAAAAGGAATATCCTGCAAGGCTTTGGAATCCGCTGCCTTTTAACGCTGATTATCAGAGGGTTAAGTTTTTGAAATTTGCTGGGAATTATAACGATTACGATATCAATTCAATGAACGAATACAACGCAAACACGTTTTATGCCGAGTGGAATAAATCACCTAATAAAAAACTTGTATACCTTGAAATGATAATCGAAACTAAACCAAGAAGCGTACCTATTGAAAAAATAGAAGCCACAAGCAAACAAAACCTGCCGATACCGGAAGATGTTAAAAAGTTTTTAAAACCGACCGAACATATTCCGACAACCGGAATCATTAAAGCTCTGGCTGATAGAATCACACAGGGTAAAACCGACAGATTTGAAAAAGTAAAGGCTATTTATTACTGGTGTACGAAACATACGTTCAGGGATAATAAAGTTGTGGGATGCGGTAAAGGTGATGTTAATAAAATGGTAACACAAAAAGATATAGAAGATATCTACAAAAACGGATACTACGGAGGAAAATGTACCGATTTAAGCTCACTCTTTACAGCGCTTACAAGAGCTGCAGGAGTGCCTGCCAGGGAAGTATTCGGAATAAGGCTCGGTAAGAGCCATTTTTCTAAAGCGCTTGGAAAAAGCGACAAAAACGGCTTTGCCGATATTACCACATGGCAGCACTGCAGGGCTGAATATTACATTCCGGGAGCTGGGTGGATTCCGACTGATCCGGCGGATATTACAAAACTTGAACTTGTAGAAGGCAGAAAATACGACGATCCGAAAGTGCAGGAGCTTATCAAAAGATACCTGCATTCATGGGAGATGAACTGGGTAGGGTTTAACCATGCGAGGGATTTCGTGCTTTATCCTAAACCGACCCAGTATCCTCTTAACATGTTCGGATATCCGTATGCAGAAGTTGAGGATGAGGTGCTTAATTATTACGTACCTAAAAGTTTTGCGTATAAGATTACGTCTCAGGAACTGTTTTAA
- the fdhD gene encoding formate dehydrogenase accessory sulfurtransferase FdhD: MEPVSKLKIKKVKNGKKFDFEDTLIREIKTDIHINGKKVVSMMATPVDLEALGVGYLISEGIVNSIDDIEKIELKNEGLIIDVTAKADTKKIEKLNEEAIIVSGCGKSVTSNINIEPEKIEAEKITSTKTITPEEISKQMNEFYKSCPLYEKTGCVHTARIYFNENTYFDAEDIAQHSTVDKAVGKAIMAGLNPAEGIMMVSGRLSSEMIVKAVMHKIPILISRTATTCLGAKIADTFGLTLIGFARGDKMNIYTHDWRIEEVKN; encoded by the coding sequence ATGGAACCTGTTTCAAAATTAAAAATCAAAAAAGTAAAAAACGGCAAAAAGTTCGATTTTGAAGATACGTTAATCAGGGAAATAAAAACGGATATCCACATAAACGGTAAAAAAGTGGTATCCATGATGGCAACCCCTGTGGATCTTGAAGCGCTTGGAGTAGGATATCTGATAAGCGAAGGTATTGTAAATTCTATAGACGATATCGAAAAAATTGAGCTTAAAAATGAAGGCCTCATAATAGACGTAACGGCAAAAGCCGACACCAAAAAAATAGAAAAACTAAACGAAGAAGCGATAATTGTCAGCGGCTGCGGTAAAAGCGTAACTTCAAACATAAATATCGAGCCTGAAAAAATCGAAGCCGAAAAAATAACTTCCACAAAAACAATCACCCCCGAAGAAATTTCAAAACAAATGAATGAATTTTACAAATCATGCCCTCTATATGAAAAAACGGGATGTGTTCACACTGCAAGGATTTATTTCAATGAGAACACATATTTTGACGCGGAAGACATCGCCCAGCATTCAACAGTGGATAAAGCTGTAGGAAAAGCCATAATGGCCGGTTTAAACCCCGCTGAAGGTATCATGATGGTAAGTGGTAGGCTTAGCAGTGAAATGATAGTAAAGGCTGTTATGCATAAGATCCCTATTTTGATATCAAGAACGGCCACAACATGCCTCGGCGCAAAAATAGCGGATACGTTCGGCCTCACCCTGATCGGTTTTGCGAGAGGCGATAAAATGAACATATACACCCACGACTGGAGAATTGAAGAAGTGAAAAATTAA
- a CDS encoding molybdopterin molybdotransferase MoeA: protein MTVLDNISYSEALELCLKNAKPKKTHQNIYINEALNRVLAEDIIAKRNSPVFTNSAMDGFAFKHSSDKKLKVIKTIYAGDKYEDFEIKEGECVRIMTGARVPNGLDTVIPIEKCEEVTDEYIMIPEIKKGANVRIKGEEIAKGDVLIKKGERITPEIIAMLVSQGIVNVPVYTKLKIAVLSTGNELKEPWESADEEEIYNVNSYAIEALLKKFGFSADIIGLIPDSLEKTVEYIKTLKNEYDVIITSGGISFGDADFLFEAFKQNGLKEFFHGIMVKPGRPTMAGIMGETFVFAMPGNPLSSYINTFALAIPTLKKLSGADKYYFQSITAVNKSDFKVNAKKDHTILGYYENGEWEVYNGYKYGSGMLTPLIKSNSLMLLNKGKDLIKKGEILKIIPFDAGFGKNKFTFN, encoded by the coding sequence ATGACAGTTTTAGACAACATATCATATTCCGAGGCGCTTGAACTATGCCTAAAAAACGCAAAACCTAAAAAAACACACCAAAACATATATATAAACGAAGCGTTAAATAGGGTTTTGGCAGAAGATATTATTGCAAAAAGAAATTCTCCGGTATTCACCAACTCCGCAATGGACGGGTTCGCTTTTAAACACTCATCCGATAAAAAACTGAAAGTAATAAAAACCATTTACGCCGGTGACAAATATGAAGATTTTGAAATAAAAGAGGGGGAATGCGTCCGTATTATGACGGGTGCCAGGGTTCCAAACGGCCTTGATACTGTTATTCCAATCGAAAAGTGTGAAGAAGTAACCGATGAATATATAATGATTCCTGAGATTAAAAAAGGAGCCAATGTAAGAATTAAGGGTGAAGAGATTGCAAAAGGAGATGTGTTAATTAAAAAAGGCGAAAGAATAACCCCTGAAATCATTGCAATGCTTGTAAGCCAGGGAATCGTAAACGTTCCTGTATATACAAAGCTGAAAATCGCGGTGCTTTCAACCGGAAACGAACTTAAAGAGCCATGGGAGAGTGCCGACGAAGAGGAAATATACAACGTCAACTCATATGCTATCGAAGCGCTGTTAAAAAAATTCGGCTTTAGTGCTGATATTATAGGTTTAATACCAGATTCACTTGAAAAAACCGTAGAATATATAAAAACTCTCAAAAACGAATACGACGTAATAATAACAAGCGGAGGTATAAGTTTCGGGGATGCGGACTTTTTGTTTGAAGCGTTTAAACAAAACGGACTTAAGGAGTTTTTCCACGGAATCATGGTAAAACCGGGACGCCCGACAATGGCCGGGATTATGGGTGAGACATTCGTATTCGCAATGCCCGGAAATCCTCTTAGCTCATACATAAACACATTCGCACTTGCCATACCTACGCTTAAAAAATTAAGTGGCGCGGATAAATACTACTTCCAAAGCATTACGGCCGTAAATAAAAGTGACTTTAAAGTAAACGCAAAAAAAGACCATACAATATTAGGATATTACGAAAACGGAGAATGGGAGGTATATAACGGTTACAAATACGGCTCAGGAATGCTTACTCCTTTAATTAAAAGCAACTCTTTAATGCTTTTAAACAAAGGAAAAGATCTAATAAAAAAAGGTGAAATTTTAAAAATAATTCCATTTGATGCTGGTTTTGGTAAAAACAAATTTACTTTTAATTAA
- a CDS encoding mercuric transporter MerT family protein encodes MVKRIDCKDLACPEPVLRTKDALEEMEEGILEVEVNSFSSVQNVKRFAQNQGLFTDTKKDGKNTVIRIVKGYECKLDLPPNGGNKESKSFWALIAGAVATAVLASMCCLGPLLFLMFGVSVGSLSFLHVFAPYRDYFTVAAVVIIAYLWWNWFFRLRKRPVCEGSICKNYVKYLSIGTVFVAIMLSYPYWAQYVLLGE; translated from the coding sequence ATGGTAAAACGAATTGACTGTAAAGATTTGGCGTGTCCCGAACCTGTACTCAGGACCAAAGACGCGCTTGAAGAGATGGAAGAGGGGATACTCGAAGTTGAGGTAAATTCTTTTTCTTCCGTTCAAAACGTTAAAAGATTCGCCCAAAACCAGGGGCTTTTTACAGATACGAAAAAAGACGGCAAAAACACCGTTATCAGAATCGTGAAAGGTTATGAATGCAAACTTGACCTGCCTCCAAATGGAGGCAATAAAGAGAGCAAATCATTCTGGGCGCTGATAGCGGGAGCTGTTGCAACGGCTGTACTTGCGAGTATGTGCTGTCTTGGACCTTTACTTTTTTTAATGTTCGGTGTGAGTGTGGGGAGCCTTTCATTTTTACATGTATTTGCACCGTACAGGGATTATTTTACGGTGGCGGCGGTTGTGATTATCGCTTATCTTTGGTGGAACTGGTTTTTCAGACTTCGCAAAAGACCTGTGTGTGAGGGTAGTATTTGCAAAAATTATGTGAAATATCTGAGTATAGGGACTGTTTTTGTTGCTATAATGCTAAGCTATCCGTACTGGGCTCAGTACGTACTCTTGGGAGAATAA
- a CDS encoding winged helix-turn-helix domain-containing protein — MNTIKDLIEKYKNDENKLTCAKAYVVAKKAGVEPITVGKTADEMGVRITDCGLGQFGKLDFTDNYEKEIIDELQKLADEKKRVYCKDARKLAEKYNLKKVRSAIKDNGFEVIYCELGVFKEKKRPRAYIKTKIWIENNKGELLFGKGKTEILELIQKEGSIAKAAEKMGLNYKKAWNHIKILQKNLEDELVIAQKGVKGGTTLTPKAKEYIEVYKQLESEIQEFADKRFKELYLKKLKGKK, encoded by the coding sequence ATGAATACCATAAAAGATCTAATCGAAAAATATAAAAACGACGAGAATAAACTCACATGTGCAAAAGCTTACGTAGTAGCCAAAAAAGCGGGGGTTGAGCCAATTACGGTAGGCAAAACGGCTGATGAGATGGGTGTAAGAATCACCGACTGCGGACTCGGACAGTTCGGAAAACTTGATTTTACCGATAATTATGAAAAAGAGATAATCGACGAACTGCAAAAACTTGCGGATGAAAAAAAGAGGGTTTACTGCAAAGACGCAAGAAAGCTCGCCGAAAAATACAACCTCAAAAAAGTAAGAAGTGCCATTAAAGATAACGGATTTGAGGTTATTTACTGCGAACTCGGAGTGTTTAAAGAAAAAAAACGCCCACGTGCATACATTAAAACAAAAATCTGGATTGAAAACAATAAAGGCGAACTGCTTTTCGGAAAAGGCAAAACGGAAATACTCGAACTTATACAAAAAGAAGGTTCAATCGCAAAAGCGGCTGAAAAAATGGGCTTAAACTACAAAAAAGCGTGGAATCATATTAAAATACTGCAAAAGAATCTTGAAGACGAGCTTGTAATAGCTCAAAAAGGCGTAAAAGGCGGCACTACCCTCACTCCGAAGGCAAAAGAATACATAGAAGTATACAAACAGCTTGAGAGTGAGATTCAGGAATTTGCCGATAAACGTTTTAAAGAGCTGTATCTAAAAAAACTGAAAGGGAAAAAATGA
- the yedF gene encoding sulfurtransferase-like selenium metabolism protein YedF produces the protein MNKKIDCRNMACPQPVLETKKALEEMDEGILEVLVNSVSSVQNVKRYAMNNGFEPKVEELENGDTLITIVKGYECAIVADEEEEEKFLNKSLFIKTDKVGNGELGSILMKGFLKTTLEFKKLPKNIIFVNEGVFLTTKEENAEVIEILKEFEKRGVKIYSCGLCMNHYNIPAEDLKVGEIGNAYDTMDMLLHTEVISL, from the coding sequence ATGAATAAAAAAATAGACTGTCGTAATATGGCTTGTCCTCAGCCTGTGCTTGAGACAAAAAAAGCGCTTGAGGAGATGGATGAGGGGATTTTGGAAGTGCTTGTAAATTCTGTTTCATCCGTTCAAAACGTAAAAAGATACGCAATGAATAACGGGTTTGAACCGAAAGTCGAAGAGCTTGAAAACGGAGATACGTTAATAACAATCGTTAAGGGGTATGAGTGCGCTATTGTTGCGGATGAAGAAGAGGAGGAGAAGTTTTTAAACAAATCCCTGTTTATCAAAACTGACAAAGTCGGAAACGGAGAGCTTGGAAGTATCCTTATGAAAGGGTTTTTAAAAACGACGCTTGAATTTAAAAAACTTCCTAAAAATATTATTTTCGTAAACGAAGGCGTGTTTTTAACCACAAAAGAAGAAAATGCCGAAGTAATAGAAATACTTAAAGAATTTGAAAAAAGAGGTGTAAAGATCTATTCGTGCGGGTTATGCATGAATCACTACAATATACCTGCCGAAGATTTAAAAGTAGGGGAAATCGGAAACGCATACGATACGATGGATATGCTTTTACATACTGAAGTTATAAGTTTATAA
- a CDS encoding transporter substrate-binding domain-containing diguanylate cyclase, giving the protein MKVFFALLFSIYILSADTKIHLTNSEKEFINTHTIKCILTPNWAPFNTKINGHIAGIAVDYWQLIKQKLHIKSKCITTSEWINVLNAIKNKKADITLATSETKDRKKYAIFSKPYATFPIAIATRNDVGYIASMKFLKHKIIVVGKNYTAAKLLKERYPNYNILEVKNIQTALDMVSSGKAYAAIDIMPVLIYNINKYEFANLKISGKTPLEFKMQFMIRNDYTPLASAINKAIDTITPYDKEKIYGKWIYVKYQTGFSVEQVLTWAIIIGILITILFVYWIIRLKKEIKKRHKLEEELKKISFYDSLTDIYNRYKIDLSLKSQIELAKKYKIPLSIIFFDIDDFKKINDTYGHKVGDEVLIELSKLIKRNIRQTDIFGRWGGEEFIIILPNTDLTTATHIANKLKKAIEEHSFPIIKHLTCSFGVTELKDNDSLNTLTVRADSFLYEAKNKGKNRVISDLNV; this is encoded by the coding sequence ATGAAAGTTTTTTTTGCTCTGTTATTTAGTATTTATATTTTATCCGCAGATACAAAAATTCATTTAACAAACTCGGAAAAAGAATTTATAAACACTCATACGATTAAATGCATTTTAACTCCCAACTGGGCTCCTTTTAATACTAAAATTAACGGCCATATTGCCGGAATAGCCGTTGATTACTGGCAGTTAATAAAACAAAAACTGCATATAAAATCAAAATGTATCACTACCTCAGAATGGATAAATGTATTAAATGCAATAAAAAACAAAAAAGCTGACATTACATTAGCCACAAGTGAAACAAAAGACAGAAAAAAATACGCAATCTTTTCAAAACCTTACGCTACATTCCCTATAGCTATTGCAACAAGAAACGATGTGGGATATATCGCTTCTATGAAATTTCTAAAACACAAAATCATAGTTGTCGGAAAAAATTACACCGCAGCAAAACTTTTAAAAGAAAGATACCCTAATTACAATATACTTGAAGTGAAAAACATCCAAACCGCACTCGATATGGTTAGCAGCGGTAAGGCATATGCGGCAATAGACATCATGCCGGTATTAATATACAACATAAACAAATATGAATTTGCCAATCTCAAAATTTCCGGTAAAACCCCTCTTGAATTTAAAATGCAGTTTATGATTAGAAACGATTATACACCTTTGGCAAGTGCCATTAATAAAGCAATTGACACCATCACACCTTATGACAAAGAAAAAATTTACGGTAAATGGATTTATGTAAAATATCAAACAGGTTTTAGTGTAGAACAAGTTTTAACATGGGCGATAATAATAGGTATACTTATTACCATTTTGTTTGTTTACTGGATAATAAGATTAAAAAAAGAAATAAAAAAAAGACATAAACTTGAAGAAGAACTCAAAAAAATATCTTTTTATGACTCTTTAACGGATATATACAACAGATATAAAATCGACTTATCTTTAAAAAGCCAAATAGAGTTGGCTAAAAAATATAAAATACCTTTAAGTATAATATTTTTTGATATTGATGATTTTAAGAAAATAAATGACACATATGGACATAAAGTCGGTGATGAAGTTCTGATAGAACTTTCCAAATTAATTAAAAGAAACATCAGACAAACTGATATATTCGGAAGATGGGGAGGTGAAGAGTTTATTATTATTCTTCCTAATACCGACCTTACAACCGCCACACACATTGCAAATAAATTAAAAAAAGCTATAGAAGAACATTCGTTTCCAATAATAAAACATTTAACATGTAGTTTCGGAGTTACGGAGCTTAAAGACAATGATTCATTAAACACGCTTACGGTAAGGGCGGACTCGTTTCTTTATGAAGCTAAAAACAAAGGTAAAAACAGAGTTATTTCAGATTTGAATGTATAA